The candidate division KSB1 bacterium DNA segment GTGGCTTGCCATGCCACGATGGTAGTACTTGTGAAAGGTTAGTAAGAAAGACGGAGTGGTCTCAATGAGGTTTAGTTGTCGCTGTCTAGACCTTGGAGGTGCACTCTTCCTCGCGGTGCTGGTGGTGGGGTGTGCGGCGCGACGACAGGTGACCGAGCAAGGGGCTCCTGGGAAGAACGCAGGAATTGTAGAGGATTGGGACCCAGGCAGCCTGGGCGAGAGTGAGCCAGTGATCCCGATGCCGGACCGGAGTAGCCGCATTGGGGGGCAGGTTCCGAGCGTGGGGGTGGACACAGTAGCTCAGCCCTCGTCGGTCCTTGGCTATCGGGTGCAGATAGTGTCTACGCCTTTCGAAGAGGTCGCCCGCGAAGTACGCAAGGAGGCGCTGCTGAAGTTTGAGGAGCCAGTGTACATGGTCTTTGACGCGCCTTACTACAAAGTCCGGGTGGGGGACTGCATCTCCAGGTTCGAGGCAGAAGAACTCCAGCAGAAAGCCATGGAAAAAGGTTTTGGCCAAGCGTGGGTAGTGAGGACCTTGGTCTCTGCATCTCCTCCCCGGGAGCGCCCTTAGGCTTTGCGTGGGGTCGTTCCCCTGCGCACATATTTCCCCAGTAGTTACCCCTCGCCCCGCGTTAAATGCGCGGATTTTTCATTTGCAAATCGAGGCCGATTTTATTACATTTAACGGCCGGACCAATGAACAGGGAGATGTTTGGTGCCGGCGATGGAGCAAGTCCGTTGGAGGTAATACATGTCGGGCCATTCCAAGTGGCATAGCATTAAGCACAAGAAGGCTAAGCTCGATGCCGAGCGGGGCCGTCTTTTCACGCGGCTAATCCGCGAGATCATTACCGCTGCACGACTGGGCGGCGGCGACGAAGACGCCAACCCTCGTCTGCGCGCGGCGGTGGCAGCTGCCAAGGCAGCCAACATGCCGGCAGCCAACATCGAGAAGGCCATCAAGAAGGGCACGGGGGAACTCCCTGGTGTGGTCTATGAGGAGGCCACCTACGAAGGGTATGGCCCTGGGGGAGCCGC contains these protein-coding regions:
- a CDS encoding SPOR domain-containing protein encodes the protein MRFSCRCLDLGGALFLAVLVVGCAARRQVTEQGAPGKNAGIVEDWDPGSLGESEPVIPMPDRSSRIGGQVPSVGVDTVAQPSSVLGYRVQIVSTPFEEVAREVRKEALLKFEEPVYMVFDAPYYKVRVGDCISRFEAEELQQKAMEKGFGQAWVVRTLVSASPPRERP